A genomic region of Oryza glaberrima chromosome 1, OglaRS2, whole genome shotgun sequence contains the following coding sequences:
- the LOC127759963 gene encoding uncharacterized protein LOC127759963, translating into MALNNTTSDIIRAFIYPRLPACIVQRTRLFAREWNQAYLDGVGVGGSLNAAQPATGGNHSVGFLLQTDALQAQVSDGLTNQRSFPRMDEQFDGRDAAIVATCSGVHLLTLSNPAQMCLWNPMVNQEVYIHPPDLEANVGPPGLCAEVINGEAISPQYWIAIPAEHVGPPALGDWAIRPPRFQVWDSAMEGWTVHQTANQFWSNRSRNAVTIDNTIYYKISAGEIVFYKHREAPPHRVGTIVLPYQASPVCQPDWLMCEWKGCLGLLVPVEDGKVLVFTLEEGNLWNHLTTIDIVPIVNRNRSAFLSRSIGTRRIRGEEAPDALHTMDLVGFADPGWLLIWQRNGYLRIFLSNQTAKRLISIQREDINWRFWSLRSSFIRLY; encoded by the coding sequence ATGGCTTTGAATAATACTACATCAGATATCATCAGGGCATTCATCTACCCTCGGCTGCCCGCGTGCATCGTGCAGAGGACAAGACTTTTTGCAAGGGAATGGAACCAGGCTTATCTTGATGGCGTTGGGGTTGGAGGTTCCCTTAATGCTGCACAACCAGCAACTGGTGGCAACCATTCAGTTGGTTTTCTGCTGCAAACTGATGCACTACAGGCGCAAGTGTCAGATGGCCTAACTAATCAGAGATCATTCCCCAGGATGGATGAGCAATTTGATGGCCGTGATGCTGCAATTGTGGCCACATGTTCTGGTGTGCATTTGctcactttatcaaatccaGCTCAGATGTGCCTTTGGAACCCAATGGTGAACCAGGAGGTGTACATTCACCCTCCCGATCTTGAAGCTAATGTAGGGCCTCCAGGCTTGTGTGCTGAGGTTATCAATGGCGAAGCGATATCACCACAATATTGGATAGCCATACCAGCAGAACATGTTGGTCCCCCGGCCTTGGGAGATTGGGCCATCAGACCTCCGAGGTTTCAAGTTTGGGACTCGGCTATGGAGGGGTGGACTGTTCATCAAACGGCCAACCAATTTTGGTCGAACAGGTCAAGAAATGCTGTGACCATCGACAATACTATCTACTACAAGATTTCTGCTGGGGAGATCGTCTTCTACAAACACCGGGAAGCCCCTCCTCATCGGGTTGGAACCATTGTTCTACCTTATCAAGCAAGCCCTGTTTGTCAACCTGACTGGTTGATGTGCGAGTGGAAGGGATGCCTTGGGCTCCTTGTGCCAGTTGAAGATGGAAAAGTCTTGGTGTTCACCTTGGAAGAAGGAAACTTATGGAACCACCTGACCACCATTGACATTGTTCCCATTGTTAACAGAAACAGATCGGCTTTCTTAAGTCGAAGCATTGGCACGAGGAGAATTCGCGGAGAAGAAGCGCCGGATGCTCTCCACACGATGGATCTAGTCGGTTTCGCTGATCCAGGATGGCTGCTGATATGGCAAAGGAATGGTTACCTGAGGATTTTTCTCAGTAACCAGACTGCAAAGAGGCTGATCAGTATACAGCGGGAGGATATTAATTGGAGGTTTTGGAGCCTTCGTAGCTCATTCATTAGGTTATACTGA
- the LOC127760185 gene encoding DNA topoisomerase 2-like, giving the protein MNRQPPRRSSARIAAARGGSGDTLRERILLRPDGYIGSPEKRTQTFWVNDGYAMVPREVTYCPGLHRIFDEVLVHAASNKRRDPSMDTLSVEVDVVERRVSVFYNGRGAVPVELLDEKRGVYAPEMFFGHLHDDDEEDDRNKMTNDGGGAYGVKLANLFSTEFVVETADGCRMKKYKQVFSENMGKKSVPHITDCNQGENWTTITFKPDLARFNMTYLEEDHVTLMWKRVVDMAGILGDSVQVEWDGMRLRINSFNDYVRLHVNSPVSDRSGLGLPRVYEKLNDWCEVCLSLSDDGHFQQVSFVNGFETLKGGTHVDYVTNQITTRVMNILNEYYKKSIFNVDDVKRHLWVFLNVFIDNPTFDSQTKEMLTTPPGRFGSKLELPDSFSEIALSGGLLRRLFGCSGPPDAKIVSFKY; this is encoded by the exons ATGAAtcgccagccgccgcggcggagttccgcccgcatcgccgccgcgcgcggaggcagcggcgacacGCTGCGGGAGCGCATCCTCCTGCGGCCGGACGGCTACATCGGCTCGCCGGAGAAGCGCACGCAGACGTTCTGGGTCAACGATGGCTACGCCATGGTGCCACGCGAGGTCACCTACTGCCCCGGCCTCCATAGGATCTTCGACGAGGTCCTCGTTCACGCCGCGAGCAACAAGCGGCGCGACCCCTCCATGGACACCCTCTCCGTCGAGGTCGACGTCGTCGAGCGCCGCGTCTCCGTCTTCTACAACGGCCGCGGCGCTGTCCCCGTCGAGCTCCTCGACGAGAAGCGGGGCGTCTACGCGCCGGAGATGTTCTTCGGCCACCTccatgacgacgacgaagaggatGATCGGAACAAGATgacgaacgacggcggcggcgcctacgGTGTCAAGCTCGCCAACCTGTTTTCCACGGAGTTCGTCGTCGAGACCGCCGATGGGTGCCGCATGAAGAAGTACAAGCAG GTTTTCTCTGAGAACATGGGGAAGAAATCAGTGCCCCATATCACTGACTGCAATCAAGGGGAGAACTGGACCACGATCACCTTCAAGCCAGATCTTGCTAGATTCAACATGACCTACCTCGAAGAGGATCACGTGACGCTCATGTGGAAGAGAGTGGTTGATATGGCGGGAATTCTAGGAGACTCGGTGCAAGTTGAGTGGGATGGCATGAGGCTGCGTATAAACAGCTTCAACGATTATGTGCGCCTGCATGTCAATTCCCCTGTCAGTGACAGATCAGGACTAGGACTCCCAAG AGTTTATGAGAAGTTAAATGATTGGTGTGAGGTCTGTTTGAGCCTGAGTGATGATGGACACTTTCAGCAG GTCAGCTTTGTAAATGGATTTGAGACGCTAAAAGGTGGAACCCACGTTGATTACGTCACAAACCAGATTACCACCCGTGTGATGAACATTCTGAATGAGTACTATAAGAAGAGTATCTTCAATGTTGATGATGTGAAGCGCCATCTATGGGTCTTCCTTAATGTGTTCATTGACAACCCTACCTTCGATTCACAGACCAAGGAGATGTTAACTACACCTCCAGGAAGGTTTGGGTCAAAGCTTGAGCTTCCTGACAGTTTCTCGGAAATAG CTTTAAGTGGTGGTCTTCTCCGGCGTCTGTTTGGCTGCTCTGGCCCGCCAGATGCAAAGATAGTTTCATTCAAATACTAG